AAGATAGAGTCATTTAATCAGATGTATCAGTCCATTTATAAGGGCGAATTTGCGGAATTAGCCACAGCAAAATTTTTTGGTGAGTCAGGTAGAATTATCGATATGCCGTACATTAATGGTGAAGATATTAAAATCGATACCGATTTTAATATTGTCGATGACGGCCCGCAAAAGAAATTGTATGAATTCTTTGATGAAAGTGGGTTTTTCATTACCGATTATCGAATTTCTGGCAATGTCGTTCAGGTTACAGATGATAAGGGTAAAAGCTATTTTTTAATTCGTGATGTGGATTTATTGGGACGTCGAAAAAGCTTCGAAGTGACTCCAGAATTGTTAGAAGAAGAGTTACATTCATCTTATAAAGAAGCTCACAATCATTTGGCGAAAGAAGAATATATCAAGCTAAAAACTATCCATAGCGGAGAGAGAATATTTCAAGAATCCAAAGCATTGTCGTCTACTAGAGGCCGCGTGGATTCGGATTTTTTAAAATTACAGGAAGCGCTGCTAACTGCCATGAAAGCCAATAAAATAACAGACAATGTGTATGAACGCATTGCTCAAGCAAAAGATTTCCCTGAACTTTGCGATGCTGCTTGCCAACATACAACGAAACCCTTTTTGTTCAGTGGAAGCAATTTTTTAAGTATGACCAAAACAATGGACTTGTTGCGGAAAGAGCTTAAAAAGAATGAGTATTATGGCTTAAAGTCAGATTATGATTTTAAGAATGAGAAAATGCTAAATGTTCAATTACGATCAATTGGTGCGACCTCAAAGAATATTTTAAAGAATGAGTTTGCCAAGAATCAAACACAACTAAAAACCGCCAGGGATTTTTTTAGGGAGTTGTATTACCCTGCGTTTGATGCCAAAAAACGCCAGGCAATTAAAAGCGACCTAGGAGATACACGCGCTATTTTTAATGAAAAGTCCTATATAAATGAGCTTAAGTTTAAATTGAATAATCTAAAGCAAAATGAGCAAACTCAAAACACTGAAGGGGGTGCTCAATATATTTCCAAGTTTAATAAGTAACAGGATACTCTGTAGCTACAAATGGGCAAAAGTATTAATTTTGCCCATTACCCTAGTAAATTAACAGCGTCGATGTAAGACGGGTGCATGCCTTTATGTCAGATTAAGTCAAAATTAATTCAAATTGTTGGAGTACTTAGGTTACTACTGCTTTCTGATGTGGATTTTTGATCTTTCTTATGAATGACTACAGAACCACATTCTTCTTGAATATCGTCTCGAATAACCATAGAACCATTATCTTCCTGTAGGGATGTGTTGTCCTCATTTTCCTTAGTTGTGTCAGAACTCGCCATTGCGGTAGTTCGTTTTTGATGGATACTATTATCAGAAGTTTTCTGTGAGATTTCCTTCGCAAACTTAACTTTTGGAGGTCCTTCCTGCAGTTTTTGTAGTTTTTGATACGAATCAGAAGAATTGTTATAAAAGGAGAGTAATGGTTTCAATAGCTCATGGCCATTAAATAATTGCTCCTTTGAACTGATTGAAAGGTGGTTTAAAAGAAGATTACTTACTGTAAAATCAGGATCAGTTATCCACTCTGTTAATGTGACCCTATTTGGGATAGGGCGAATATGCAGCCAAGCCAGGATTTTTTCAAAAAACCAAGCTCGTTTATGATTGTTGGAAGAAATGGTTTCTTCTAAATAATGAGAAATAATAGTCTTAAGTTCAGTAAAACTTGTTTTTAGTCGCTGTGGTTTTCTTTCAAAAGAGGAGGTCAAATATTGGTTTAAATAGTTTGCTGTGTTTTCCAACTCGCTTATATCTTCTTTTCTAAGCGTCCGCTCCTGCCATCTCTTGGCCAACTTTCGAATTCGAAGAGTTTCCAAATAAGGTTCATAATTTTTTTCGATTTGATGAATCCTTTTATTTAAGAGTATTGCAGCAATGGATTCTTCTCTTTGCTGAGCTAAAGGTTTTGCTTCTTCAATGGCTTGATAGAGCTTGGATATACGCTCTTCGTCCGTGGAGTCATCCTCTGTCAAAGATGCAAGAGTTCTAATTTTGGCAGCATATTCATAATAAGAAAGGGTATCCATTGTTTTGGTTTCAAACAGTTGCAATACAAGCTCTTCAACGTCATGGTCCAACAACTCCAGTTTTTCACCAAAAGGTTTAAGTAAATTATTGAGGGAAATTTGAGTAATAGTCTCTGACTTTATTAAATTTTCAATGGCTTGATTAATTGCGAAAGGATTACGACCGGCTCTTATTTCAAGGCTTTTTAAAAAGTCCTCAGTGGGTAGTCTTAAGATTTCAGGAATCAACATGTCTTTAAATATCGCCAAACTAATACGCTCAGTAGGTATACTTCTCGTTAATGCATCACCCAGGATAGCCAGGTTTTCAAAGATGGTGTCTTGTGTAAAATTAAATTTTGACATATTTACTTGAACAAGATGATCATGCGTGAGACCTCTTAATAAGAATGATTTTAAGGCTATTCCTACTTGAAATGACATAAAAGGCTCTGCATCCATCAGGATTCTGGATGCCCGATAGCTAATACCGGTTTGTCTGCTGTTAACAAATTTTACGAACTCTGGAGGTGAAAACCAGATGCTTGTTCGCAGGGAGCTTGCTTTGAATTTTGCATCCCTGGTGATGGCTTTGCGATCGCTTATAACAATGTGGTCGTTCTCAACTAAAAAGTTAGATAGTTTAATATCAGAATGATAAAAACCAAGTTGCATTAATTCTACGCAAAATTCGCTGATCTGAGAAAAATAACGTTGTGCTTTTTCGGCAATGACCTCCGGTTTTTCCTCTAGCTGTTTTGCAATTTGCTTTAAATTTCCTTGTTTGACAAATTGACTAATTGCCACAGGATGATAGACATAAATTCCTTCTTCATTGACTTGTTTTGTGAAAGTTGTGTAGTCATCGACAAAAAATCGTGCTATTGCATTTGATTGGAGCCATTGTTCATTAGCAGCATTATCACGAGCCTCATGACGGATGACTAATTGAAGGGGTAATTCTTCTGTTGCAGAAGAAGTGTTTCTTATAATCTCAGCAGGAGCTCTTTTAGCTTCAGCCAATGTTTGTCTCTTTTTGTTGGTCAAAAGCGTAAACAATATATTTTCATTATTGACTTGGCCTGGAAGGGATGCGAAATTATATTCTTCAAATTTGTTATTAATTTTTTCCTGCACTATATCAATAGCCGCATAAGATAACGCAAATAAATGCATTTGCTCCGTTATCCAAGGACCTAGAGTAGGCGATGTATTAATCATAATGAAAATTTGCGAGTGAAGATCTTGCAACTTTTCACTGAGATTGGCAAATTGAGCTTCACTCTTGTATTCATTTCTTAATAGTTGTTTTAAAAGCAAATAGCGTTGTTTTAAAAGTTCAAAGAGAGTCTTTCTTTCTTCACCAAAATTTTTTAGCGAATGCACCTCTTCTGTAAGATTGTGTTTAACTGCTTCAGGATGTAGCTGGCGTTGGTAAGCAGTTGCGTATTGGACAGTTTTAAGTAAAATAGAGGCATCTGCATGAACACCATAACTTTGAAGCACTTCTTTTAAATTTTTTTCTTCAGAGAGGGAGGTTCTGCCCTGATTACGCCAGGTATATATAGAGTCTGCCAAACCGCTGGCACGTGTTTTTGGTGGTTGTTGTAAAAATTCATGTTCAGAACCATCAATAACCGCTTTCGAATACATATCTATTTGTTGTAAGTACATAAGTTGGGTTAACTTATCTTCTGAACCATTAAAGCGATCAATTAAAGCTGATAATGTTAAATAATCAGCTCTTTTAGCAACAACTTCAGAAACGACAGGTTTTGAAAGCATAAAAATAATCTAACAAATAAACAATTTGTACATAATATCACTTTAGCTAAATTTGTACAATGCGTTGATAGAATGAACTTTATAAGGTTTTTGTATAAGGCTGGTTAAATTACAGGTGCTTATAGAAACATAAATTTTTTTTTGCGAAACTAACTAAAACTGGTTGCGCTTATCTTGGAGAATAAATATGAAAATAATAGTAATCGGAGCATCTGGAACAATAGGTCGAGCGGTTGTTAATGAACTACAGCTTCGCCACGAAATTATTACTGCAGGTTTTAGCACGGGCGAGATTAATGTGGATATTACTGATAAAAATTCAATCGAGATAATGTTTAAAAAAATTCAACATGTGGATGGTGTTGTCCTTGCTACAGGTAGTGTACACTTTGATGATTTTATGCAAATGCATGAAGAGGAATTTAACATAGGTCTAAAAAATAAATTAATGGGCCAAGTGAATACCGTGTTGATCGGTCGTCATTATTTGAATGATGGGGGTTCTTTTACTTTAACAAGTGGCATCTTAAGTTATGACCCTATTCGCTATGGGGTATCTGCGTCTTTGGTTAATGGTGCTTTGAATTCTTTTGTAATTGCAGCGGCGATAGAAATGCCTGGAAAACAGCGAATTAATTGTGTGAGTCCAACTGTCTTAACCGAATCAATGGACAAATATGCTCCTTATTTCCGAGGCTATGAATCGGTCAGCGCTGCACGGGTTGCTCTTGCTTACAGTAAGAGTGTAGAAGGGTTACAAACGGGACAAATATTTCACGTTCAATAAGATGATTACCCTCCAGGATAGAGAAAGCAGAAGGCAGTTTTGATTATGCTGCGCTTCCTCAAGACTCTCCTGTTACATCTATCAAGCCTGCGTTAAATTACCTTTTTTACGCTCGGGAAAAATATCTTTAAATTGTAAATGCTGACTTGCTTCCATGGCTGCGTTACGTCGTTTTGCAAATCCTCCTAATTTGTAAACCAAAATAGGACCCACAAAACTGATCAAACCCATAACAAACGCTATTTTATACGTAGGATCATTATTTAAAACTAGGAAAATTAAACAAGCTAACATTAAAATAATAGCGACAATCCCTGTATAGGGCGAGCCTGGAGTTTTATAACTTAGATCATCTACGGTATAGCCTGCTTTATATAATCGTCTGCGGAAGTTAATTTGTGCCCAGCACAGGGAAATCCAGGCAGTCGCACCGGTAAAACCTGATACAAGCAGTAAAGCGATATACAACATTGATTGTCCAAAAAAGTAACCAGCAGCAAGCAATGTCCAGATGGCAATTAGTGTAACAATACCTGCGTTTTGTGGAACGGCATTACGGTTAAGTTTACTAAGTTTATGCGGAGCCATCCCATTGCGTGCTAAGGCATTCAATGAACGAACAATTCCATATACCCCCGAATTGGAGCAGGAAAGAGTTGCTGTTAGAGTCACAAAACTAGTCGCTGCGCCAGCCCATTTCAAGCCATAATAATTGAGTGCATCGGCAAAGACGGAGTTAGCAAGACCTGCCTTTTGCCAGGGAAAAATGAGGACAAGACAAAAAACGGGAATAATGTAGATAAAAAGAATTCGGAAGGTTACTGTACGGATTGCGCGGGGTATCATACGGGCAGGATTAATGGATTCGCCGGCAGCAAGGCCAATAATCTCCGAACCCTGGTAATTTACCAGGAGTAAAACCATCGCAGTCAATAAAACCATACCGCCGTTGGGAAACAGGCCGCCTTGACCAAAGATATACTTTCCGCCAATAATACCACCGGGCTGTGGCCCGTGAATGAGGCCAAAGAAAATTAAAATGGAAAGAGCCACAAAGCCCATTAGGGCTAAAATTTTGATAATAGCTAACCAAAACTCAATCTCACCAAAAGTACCTACTTTTGCGATATTAATATAGGTAATAATCAAGCCAAATCCTACCGCCCATAGATAGCCATTAATGCCTGTAAAATGCTGCATGATAATTCCACCTGCAATGCATTCGGCTGGAATATAGGCAACCCAACTAATCCAATAAGACCATCCAACACCGCACGCGATTGTTGGAGAAATAAAATCAGCGGTGTAGGTTATAAAGGAACCCGAGATGGGAATGGCAACTGCTAACTCACCCATACAAAGCATGGTAAGATAAATAATTAAGCCACCTAAAATATAGGCAATAAAGACAGAAGGGCCTACCTGATTGACCACTTCGCCAGTCCCCAGAAAGTAACCGGAACCAATAATACCGCCAAGAGCAATTAATTGAACATGACGATCTTTTAGTCCGCGTCGGTAGCCGCCATCACTCACTGGAGCGGCATTATCTTTTTTTTGCTTAATCACTGACTGTTTGGTCTCTCAAAATGAAGCATTAATGGGTCAAAAATTGTATAATATTTTTGTATTTTGTCTATTAATTTCTATAGAAAATTAAAATAAAGTGAGATTTTTATAAGAAAAAGGATAAGAACGCAAGATTTATTTTTTGCAATAAAGAGGCGGTCATTCTGAGCTTGCAAATTATATAAATTAATAGAGATTATTTCGCTCTATTTTTAGATTATAGCTTGGGAATTGGTGGACAAGAGTATTAAAGCCCACGCTCTACACTTTAAAGACTGATTTTAGGAATAACTATGCAGATTATAGAAAGTGAACGTTTAATTATTCGAGAATGGTACGACAAGGATTATTCTTCTTTTATTGCGATGAACGCTGATATTCAAGTGATGGAGTATTTTCCTGCTCCTCTAGACGAAAAAGAAACACTTGCCATGATTGCCCGTATTCATGCTCATATTCAGCAACATGGATTTGGTTTGTGGGCCGCAGAATTAAAAGAAACTAAGGCGTTTATAGGGTTTATTGGTCTTAACACGCCTTCTTTTTCCAGTCATTTTACTCCTTGCGTTGAAATTGGTTGGCGTTTGGCGCTTCCTTTCTGGGGAAAAGGATTGGCAACAGAGGGAGCTAAGGCCTTGTTGGCTTATGGCTTTAAGCAATTAGGTTTAAAGGAAATTGTTTCCTTTACTACGTTAAAAAATGTGCGCTCTCAACGGGTCATGCAAAAAATAGGCATGAGCTGTGATGAAAGGGATAATTTCTGTCATCCAAACCTGCCTTTGGAGCATCCCTTGTCACTACATGTCCTCTACCGTATCACATCTAAGAATACTGATGGTTTTACAGAGAGCAGGAAATAATTGTAAAAGTTACTATTTTCCCATTTAGTGAATGGTATTCCAGAATATCCGATAACTACGAAGTAAACTGTTTTTCAGCTTCTTTAATAATGGATTCTACTATCTCATTTTTAAAATGGACGTGCTGAGGTAAACCAATTGCTACAATGGAAGGCGCTAAATCCATCAGCACACGTATCGCTTGATGCTTATCTTCAGGTGAAGCCTTGGCATTTTCAAGTAGTTCAATATTAGCTATAAATGCGGCTACTGTTGCCTTTCTTACTTGAACCCCTTTAAATTCAGCGTAGTCTGCACCATCGGCCAAAATATTCTCGGGAGAAACAGGTTGTTGAGTCATAATAATTTTAATTATACCTACGTGGTCATTGTTATACATTACATTTAAAAAATTAACAATAGCATGCTTTTTGACATTCCTAAGAAAATGATTAATTCTCTAGTTGACTATTTAATTAGCTATCGCTATTTTTCTTTTGCACATACTACGCCCCTGCATTCGGCGTCATAAGAAGTAGGATAAAGCATGGATGGAATGACTAGATGAAAATTTTAAAAATTAAAGAATACCTTGAAAGTTATGATGCTAAAAAAGGCTATGGACGAACAGTAAAAGATGAGCCTCATATTGCTGAGTTGCGCCAATTTTATCATGAACAAGTTAAAGAGATTAGGGAGGAATTAACTCCTGAAAAATTGCTTGAATTAGTTAAAATTTGTCTACGGAAAAAAACGTGGAATGGTTCAGAAAGCAGTAACACCTTCGAGGCGCTTCTTAAGGAGCTTGGTGGAAGAAATGCCCTGCAAAGATTGAAAGAAAATAAGCAACTATCAGCTACTAATGTTGTTCTGCTGGAAAAATATAAAGAATTTGCAGAAAATCTATCCTTATTAATTGAGATATTAAAAGGGTATCCACTGAATCCACCGCTTTCCGATTTTATTCATGAAATTCCTTTGTCTTTTCTTCATGAAAGATTAAAAGATATTGCCTCTCTTAAAGAGGCGAAAGTTTTGACAAAACAGACCTTATTATTGATTGCGAATAGTCCAGCACCTTGCGCCATGGCCAAAAGCATTATTTTATTAAAGGAAAGCGGTATTACTGATGAGGAGTTAAATTTCCTGGCCTTTTCACCTTTGTTGAGTTCCCTGCATAGTGTTTTATCCATATTAGCCTCTATCAACCCTAAATTAATACGAGGCAATCTCTCAGCAATTTGCAATCTTAGCCAAGATACCTTGGATTTTCTTGATATTCTAAAAGAGTTGGCTCATGCGAAAGAAGCATTGACCCAAAGTCATATTGAAATTTGTCTAAATTCCAAAATATTGAAAGCAAAAGATCGAGTAGTAAGTATACTACTTTCGTTTCGCGAAGCGGGTTGGAACAGCGAAATTAATTTATTAGAGCTGTTGGAAAGTGTTATTAAGAATGAGCATTTGAAAATAGGGCTTGCTGTTGAAGCACTTAAAAAGTGCAAATTACAACCAGAACATGCGCAACTGATTTTAAGTACGCTTTTTCAATCTCCTCAATTTTACAGTAGTTTGGTTGAAGCAGTGGCTATTCTTTCAGAGAATAAGCTTTTAAGTGATGAGAATTTAATGATTGTCATTCGCGAACCTCAATATGCCAATAGGGTGGCTGAAGGGATAAAAATTTTAAAAGCCATCTCCCTCGATAGTATCGAAAATAAAAATGCCATGAGTAGAGTGCCTGAACATGCGGCTTCAGTGGCACTTCTATTCAAACAACTTATAAAAGCCAAGCAATATTCTCCTATTACTCGAGAGCTTGCTCTCACACAACCTCATAATGCCGAAATTGCTGCGCGTATTTTAAGGTTTTTACGATTAGAAAATATGTATCAGGCAATCCATAGTGTCGATGACAAAAGTGAAGGAATTAATCTTTGCGAAGAATTGTTTAATAAAAATTTAATGACCGGTGAATTCTCTGATTTACTGGCCGATCTGGATCACGCTGATATCCTCAATCCCGCTAATCTTATAAAGTTAATTAAAAATTTTCAATTTATTCGCACCTTAACTTGTGCATGCTGCTATCTTGATAACAACAATCAGCTTAATCAGGACAACTTTGATTTACTTTTTGACGATCCCAAACGGGCTATTGCAATTGCTCTAACTTTAGAGGGTCACTTACGGCCTGTGTCAAAAGATAAATTCAATCAGCCATTGGATAACGGAGCTGAAGACTTTTTAGCGATCAGACGAGCAGCCAGATTGCTGGCACTGGGGAATAGAGGGCAGGCTTTTTTTCCACCGGTCACTATAAATAAGACGCAGCTTGAAAAATTGCGCACGCTGACCAAAAAAGACTGCAGCGAGTTTGACCCTGAAATTCAAAATTATCAGCAGCAGGAGCTTTTAATAAAAATTGCGCAACATTGTGGAAATGGTTATTTAGAAGAGGAGGTCACTTATCATGTTGCTGGTGATGTTTTCAAAAAGTAAAGAGGGGGTGTAGTAGCTCCCCATTAAAATTTGCCTGTTTAAGTTTATTAAGTTATAGAAAATCATCATTTTTTTCTAGCCAAATCATAACCGTTTTTTTTGTATCTTCTACGACAGCAATTAATTGATGATAGAGTTTATCAAGTAATTCGCTGTTCCCAGCTTTTTGATAGCGCTCCAAGTATTGGCAAGCATATTTAAGACGTGAAGTGCCGCAATAGGCTGCTCCACCCTTTAATTTATGAGCAAGACTCTTAATATGCGTCCAGTCTTTATTTAAATAAGCGGTTTTTAGTTCTTCCAATTCTACGGGTAATTCTTTATTAACCATAGATTTTAAAATATCTTTTAAAATTACTGCATTACCCAAGGTACTAATACCGATTTCTGCATCAAGAAGAGGAAACTCATCAAGTTTGAATAAATCTTCCTCAGCTTGAGAGAAATCACTATTATTAACTGTGAGAATAGCTGGGGAATTTTTCTGGGGGGGTGAATATTTCTTGAGGATATTCTGCAATAAATTCATCTGTAGAGGCTTTGCGAATAAATCATTCATCCCTGCTTCCAGAGATTCAGTTTTGGCATCTTTAGAGGCATGAGCGGTTAATCCAACGATAGGCACAGCCGCAACATTATTTTCCTCTTCCCATCGTCTAATTTCTTTTGTAAGCTCATTGCCTGATATTCCTGGCAATCCAATGTCGGTGATGATTAAGTTAAATTTTTCTTTTTTTGCCAGTTGCAAAGCAGTTTCTCCATCGACTGCTTTAGTCACTTGGCAATTTTGTTGTAGACATAGAGTTTCGGCTATGCGTAAGGCAATGTTATTATCTTCCACGATTAAAAGGTTATAATGCGCATCAGGTGTCGTGTTTAATGGTAAATAAGTAGGGGCAGTGGGTTGTTGCTCATGATTTATTGACAACTTGTAATCTGCTTTGTTTACTGCTTCCTGAGAATTCTCTATCGGAATAAAAGGGATAGTAAAAATAAACTCTGTGCCGACATTTTCAATGGAGTTTACCTTAATAGAACCTCCTAGTAAGGCAATAAATTTTTCTACAATATGTAAACCTAAACCATGTCCTGTATAGTCTCCTTTGTATGAAGGAGATACGCGGTAAAAACGTTCAAATATCTTGGGTAGCAAAGCTTTGGGGATGCCTTTTCCGGTATCAGAAATATGACACTCAAGCCTATCAGGAATGCCAGAAATTTTTTTCACTCGAATAGTTATAGAGCCATTCTCGGTAAATTTTATTGCATTTCCCACGAGGTTTAGAATAATGCGGCTCAATTTAAAACGATCAGTTTGAATTTGCACAGGCACTTCCTGGTCAATCGTGAGATGACACTGAAGGTTTTTATGAAACAGGGTTGGTTTCTCAAGAAAAATAATATCTTCAATGGCTTCACGAAGGTCAAATACATCTTTATGAATGTCATCTTCTTTTGCTTGTTCTGCGGATACCAAGTCCAAAACCCCATTTAACAGTTTTAACAATTGCTGTCCACTTTCATAAATCCAACTTGCAAATTGTCTTTCTTCATGGGTTTGTACTTTGTTTTCCAAAAGCTGAGCCATGCCTATAATACCGGTCAAAGGAGTTCTAATATCATGGCTCATATTTGCTATA
This region of Legionella clemsonensis genomic DNA includes:
- a CDS encoding short chain dehydrogenase; the protein is MKIIVIGASGTIGRAVVNELQLRHEIITAGFSTGEINVDITDKNSIEIMFKKIQHVDGVVLATGSVHFDDFMQMHEEEFNIGLKNKLMGQVNTVLIGRHYLNDGGSFTLTSGILSYDPIRYGVSASLVNGALNSFVIAAAIEMPGKQRINCVSPTVLTESMDKYAPYFRGYESVSAARVALAYSKSVEGLQTGQIFHVQ
- a CDS encoding amino acid permease, with the translated sequence MIKQKKDNAAPVSDGGYRRGLKDRHVQLIALGGIIGSGYFLGTGEVVNQVGPSVFIAYILGGLIIYLTMLCMGELAVAIPISGSFITYTADFISPTIACGVGWSYWISWVAYIPAECIAGGIIMQHFTGINGYLWAVGFGLIITYINIAKVGTFGEIEFWLAIIKILALMGFVALSILIFFGLIHGPQPGGIIGGKYIFGQGGLFPNGGMVLLTAMVLLLVNYQGSEIIGLAAGESINPARMIPRAIRTVTFRILFIYIIPVFCLVLIFPWQKAGLANSVFADALNYYGLKWAGAATSFVTLTATLSCSNSGVYGIVRSLNALARNGMAPHKLSKLNRNAVPQNAGIVTLIAIWTLLAAGYFFGQSMLYIALLLVSGFTGATAWISLCWAQINFRRRLYKAGYTVDDLSYKTPGSPYTGIVAIILMLACLIFLVLNNDPTYKIAFVMGLISFVGPILVYKLGGFAKRRNAAMEASQHLQFKDIFPERKKGNLTQA
- a CDS encoding GNAT family N-acetyltransferase, which gives rise to MQIIESERLIIREWYDKDYSSFIAMNADIQVMEYFPAPLDEKETLAMIARIHAHIQQHGFGLWAAELKETKAFIGFIGLNTPSFSSHFTPCVEIGWRLALPFWGKGLATEGAKALLAYGFKQLGLKEIVSFTTLKNVRSQRVMQKIGMSCDERDNFCHPNLPLEHPLSLHVLYRITSKNTDGFTESRK
- a CDS encoding PAS domain-containing sensor histidine kinase — its product is MTEQEEMYEILTRSASEVTGQVFAKRLSAQEYMDEIRGCLENVIRQMPCYVYWKDKEFRYIFCNDITAEIMGLPSAKHAIGKTDYDFGWDKALVDTYRATDKKIITTGEPILNLEEKLIDKNGRVYHTLVNKMPLKNHLGEIIGLLGITVDVTGVKKAEIAKANFIANMSHDIRTPLTGIIGMAQLLENKVQTHEERQFASWIYESGQQLLKLLNGVLDLVSAEQAKEDDIHKDVFDLREAIEDIIFLEKPTLFHKNLQCHLTIDQEVPVQIQTDRFKLSRIILNLVGNAIKFTENGSITIRVKKISGIPDRLECHISDTGKGIPKALLPKIFERFYRVSPSYKGDYTGHGLGLHIVEKFIALLGGSIKVNSIENVGTEFIFTIPFIPIENSQEAVNKADYKLSINHEQQPTAPTYLPLNTTPDAHYNLLIVEDNNIALRIAETLCLQQNCQVTKAVDGETALQLAKKEKFNLIITDIGLPGISGNELTKEIRRWEEENNVAAVPIVGLTAHASKDAKTESLEAGMNDLFAKPLQMNLLQNILKKYSPPQKNSPAILTVNNSDFSQAEEDLFKLDEFPLLDAEIGISTLGNAVILKDILKSMVNKELPVELEELKTAYLNKDWTHIKSLAHKLKGGAAYCGTSRLKYACQYLERYQKAGNSELLDKLYHQLIAVVEDTKKTVMIWLEKNDDFL